A segment of the Deinococcus reticulitermitis genome:
TGACGGGCAAACCGTTGCCGGAGCTCCTTAACGCGCTGCTGCCGCTCGCGGCCTTTTCGGAAAGAGAAAAGGATTCGGGCCTCTTCACCGAGGCCCTGCTTGACGCAGCCCGGCAGCTTGGCCCGCTCTTTACGGCGTTGCCCTGGCACGGTCTCAACGAGAACGCCTTTTATAAAGAGCCTGTTCGGTCATGGCATCAGGCGGCGCAGCGTCTCGCTGAACTGGGAGGGGAACTGGGCAAGCTCTCCACGACCTCACGGGACGGTTCCAAAACGGCCAGGAAGCGTCGAGCTGTCCGGGAGGCCGAGGCGGTGTATGGCGAGGCCACCTTGCAGGCCGTGAGCGCCGAGCAGAGACGAACCCTGGTGGCTCCCTATCGCCCGTCCCCCGGCATAGCTCCCATCCATGACCTTGAGGGCCGAATCGGAGCCATCATGGATGACTTGTGGATCATTCCTCTCGGCGACGCGGAGGAGAGCGACTGGAAATTGGCGCTCCCGCGTTTGCGGCTCTCTGAGGGCCAGCGGACTCTACAACTGAACGTCCCATTCGGCCTACAGGCGCTGCTGATCATGATGGTCCATGACCAGCGTCTGGGACACTCTGTCCTGCTGCGCACCTGCAAACGCCCCGACTGTCGGGTGGTCAGGTTCATGCAGCCCAGGCAGCTTTACTGCTCGCCGAGTTGCCAGAACGCCGCCGCTGTCAAACGCCACCGGGAGAAGGGTCAGCCCAAGTCCAAGCTTGCCAAAGTTAGTCAAAATGACTAACATAGAATTATGCTGACTGACCAAGACGACCTGATCCGGCAGCGCATCCGCGCCCGCATGGCCGAGCGTGGGCTGACACAGGCACAACTGGCACGGCAACTCGGGATCAAGCCGCCGTCTCTGGCGCAGGTGCTCAGCGGACGGCGGGGACGCATTCCGGAGAGCCTGCTCACCGTGCTCGCTGCTTTAGAACTTCATATCGAGATCCTTCCCGCCCTGGAGAAGCAAGATGGCTAAACGCGCCAACGGCGAGGGCACGATGAGCCGCCGCAAGGATCAGGCTGGGAAGACCATAGGCTGGCGAGCCGCCGTCACCATCGGCGAGAACCCGGACGGCACGCAGAACAGGCGTTGGGTGAGTGGCAAGACACAGGGCGAGGTGCAGGAGAAGATGCGTGCCTTGCAGGCCGACCTCCACCGGGGCCTGCTGGCCGACACGGACCGCATGACCGTTGCGGAGTTCCTGACCCAGTGGATTGAGCACAAGGAACGCGAAGGGATCAAGCCCAATACGGTCCAGAGCTACCGTGACACGGTGAGGCGCTACATCACACCGCACATAGGGCGCATTAAGCTGGAAAAGCTGCGTCCGCTGGACATTGAGCACCTGTTGGTCAAGTTGCGACAGGACGGCAAAAGTGCTTCGATGGCCGCCTATACCCTGCGGGTCCTAAAGATGGGCTTGCAACAGGGGGTCCGCTGGCAGATGCTGCCCCGCAACGTCGCAGACGCGGTCAAGCCGCCCAAAGTCGAGCGGCAGGAAATGCACGTCTGGGACAAGAAGCAGGTGGGAGCTTTCCTCAGAGCGACCGAGGAGCACCCCTTGCACGCCGCTTTCTATCTAGCCCTGATGACCGGTATGCGGCGCGGGGAACTGGTCGGACTGAAGTGGGAAGACGTGGACTTCAAGCGGGCGCGGCTGACGGTCCGCAACAATCTGGTCGAGGTCATTGGGGACGGAGTACCGGGTAAGCAAAGGCTGGGCAAAGCCACGCAGTCCTCAGTGCGCATCGAGGTGTCCACCCCCAAGAGCAAGGCGTCGCGGCGCACCATTCTGCTTTCCAAGGGCACCGTCGAGAAGCTCAAGGGGCAACAGGCGAAACAGCGCGAGTGGCGGACCGCTGCCGCTGGAGCCTGGAGCGAACAGGGTTTCGTATTCACAACAGTCACGGGTGACCTGATCCGGCCCGACGCGCTGGCGAAGCTGTATGACCGACTGGTCGAGCAGGCAGGCGTACCCCGCATCCGCTTTCACGACATGCGGCACACGGCGGCCTCACTGATGATCAGCCAGGGCATTCCGCCCAAGACGGTCAGCGAGCGACTGGGACACAGCGACGTCGCCTTCACACTGCGCACGTATACCCACCTTTACGACGAGCAGCGGCAGGAGGCAGCCTTCGATCTCGCTGACCTGCTGGATGAAGAAGAGGCAGTCGGCCAGACCTGAGTGGAATTTTCCCGTAGTGACACAGTAGTGACAATCCGCATTGTGTACCCATCTTCCAGCAATTCTAAAAAGCAAAAAACCCGCTCTAGGCGGGCTTTTTCTTGGAGCCGAGGGTCGGACTTGAACCGACGACCTACTGATTACGAATCAGTTGCTCTACCACTGAGCTACATCGGCCTGGTCTCGCCTGCGAGGCGGGTCCGAAATGGCTCAGCGAGTATAGAAACGCGCCCTCTGGGTGTCAACCCGACCGGCGGCGGCGCCCACACCCCTCATTCAATCTTCAGGGCCCCTTGAGCCTGCACGCTGGGGGGCAACCCGGGCCGGGGAGCGCGCGTAATGTGACCCGTAAGGAGGCACCACCATGACCATACTTGACCGCCTTTCCCGTCTGCTGCGCGCCAACGTCAACGACATGATTTCCAAGGCCGAGGATCCCGGCAAGATCATCGACCAGGCCCTGCGCGATATGCGCGCGGCCTACGCCGACGCCCGCAGTGAGGTGGCCGGGGCGATGGCGCAGGCTGCCAAACTCGAGCGTGAAGCCGGCACCAACGCCAAACTCGCCGCCGAATACGAGAAAAAGGCCGAAGAAGCCCTGCGCGGCGGCAGCGAGGACCTCGCCCGTGAGGCGCTGCGCCGTGCTCAGAACCACAAGGACCTCGTGCGGGGCTTCGACGAGCAGCGCGAGGTGCAGCAGAGCACCGTCGATCAGCTCAAGACCCAGCTCCGCGCGCTCGAAGCCAAGATCGACGAGATGGAGTCGCGCAAGACCCTGCTCGCGGCGCGGCAAAAAACTGCACAGGCCGGCGCGACCCTCGACCGGGTGTCGGGCTTCGACAAGGCCGGCGGCGCGATGGACGCTTTCGAGGAGATGGAGCAGAAAGTTGCCGGCATGGAAGACCGCAACAAGGCCGTCGGCGAACTGCGCAAGGAGCGCGATTTCGACGCGCAGCTCAACGACCTCGGGCGCGACCGCGACATCGACGACGCGCTCGCCGCCCTCAAGGCCAAGGTGCAGGGCAACCAGAGCTGAGGAGTCAGCAGTTCACGGGGGGAGGCGAAGACGGCCTCCCTCTGCGCTTTGCCGCGGGCCTTCATGTTCTTCACTCGCCGGGGGACGGTATGAGCGCTTGCCCCGCCGTCAGGGCGGAGCTGACACAATGCGGATCATGAAGGCTTCTCGTCTCTCACGTCGCCGCCGCTGGGCGCCACTGGCCCTGCTTGCCGCCGCGCCGCTGCTCGGGGCCTGTGCGCCCCGCGCGGCGACCCCGGCAGCGGTGGGGGTCACGGTTCCGGTAGGGCAGGTGTCGTTCTATCCCCAGCAGGTGGGCCTGACCTGGACCTATCTTCCCGAGGGTGAGGCCGCCAGCGAGCCGCCCTACGTCCTGCGCGCCCTCGGCCCGACCCTGTTCGCCGGCCAGAGTGTCACGGCCACGCAGCTCAGCGGGCGCGGCGCCGACCAGACGTGGTACCGCGTGACCGGTGCGGGCGGGCAGCGCCTGCTCGGCTTTCGCAAGCCGGGCGTGACCGTCAGCCTGAACCCCGCCTGGCAGGAGTTCCCCGCCGAGGCCGCCTGGCGGGTAGGACTCGCGTGGGAGGGGCAGTCGAGCGTCACTGTGCTCAGCGACGACGGCAAGGTGCAGGCGCAGGGCACGCTGCGGTACCGCTACCAGGTCCAGGACCGCCGGCGCGTGAGCACGGCAGGCGGCACCTTCGACGTGTGGGTGGTCACGCGCCAGATCAGCGACGACGTGGGTGGGCTGTTTCCCGCCACCCAGCAGCTGTGGTTTTCTCCCTACGTGGGCGAGGTCCGCACGCCCGAGGGGCTGCTGCTCACCTCGCGCAATTTCGCAGCCAAAGGAGGCCAGCGGTGAAAGACGGCCAAGATGCCCAGAACAGCGGTGCCCAGATTCCTGGCGCCCAGAATCGTGAAACCCAGAACAGCATGATTCGGCAGGTGGGAGGGACGCCGCTGCTCGACACGGTCGCGGGGCCGGGCGACCTCAAGCGCCTGTCGCGCGAGCAACTCCCGGCGCTCACCCAGGAACTGCGTGACGAGATCGTGCGGGTGTGCTCGCAGGGCGGACTGCACCTCGCCTCCTCGCTCGGGGCCGTCGACGTGATCACGGCGCTGCACTACGTCCTCGACTCGCCGCGTGACCGCATCCTCTTCGACGTGGGGCATCAGGCTTACGCCCACAAGATACTGACCGGGCGCCGGAATGAAATGCCTACCCTGAAAAAAGAGGGCGGCCTGAGCGGCTTCACCAAGGTCTCGGAATCCGAGCACGACGCGATCACGGTGGGGCACGCCTCGACCTCGCTCGCCAACGCGCTGGGAATGGCGCTCGCCCGCGACGCCCTCGGCAAGGATTTCCGGGTGGCCGCCGTGATCGGGGACGGCTCGCTCACTGGCGGGATGGCGCTCGCGGCGCTGAACACCATCGGCGACATGGGGCGCAAGATGCTGATCGTGCTCAACGACAACGAGATGAGCATCTCGGAGAATGTCGGCGCGATCAACAAGTTCATGCGCGGCCTCCAGGTCCAGAAGTGGTTCCAGGAGGGCGAGGGCGCCGGCAAGAAGGCCGTCGAGGCAGTCAGCAAGCCGCTCGCCGATTTCATGAGCCGCGCCAAGAACTCGACCCGGCATTTCTTCGACCCCGCGAGCGTCAATCCTTTTGCGGCGATGGGCGTGCGTTACGTCGGCCCGGTGGACGGCCACAACGTGCAGGAACTCGTCTGGCTGATGGAGCGCCTCGTCGACCTCGACGGCCCGACCATCCTGCATGTCGTGACCCGCAAGGGCAAGGGCCTGAGCTACGCCGAGGCCGATCCGATCTACTGGCACGGCCCGGCCAAGTTCGACCCCGCGACCGGCGAATACGTGCCGAGCAGCGCCTACTCGTGGAGCGCCGCGTTCGGCGACGCGGTGACCGAGTGGGCCGCGCAGGACCCGCGCACCTTCGTCGTGACGCCCGCGATGCGCGAGGGCAGCGGCCTCGTCGAGTTCAGCCGGGTGCATCCGCACCGCTACCTCGACGTGGGCATCGCCGAGGAGGTGGCCGTCACGGCGGCGGCGGGCATGGCGCTCCAGGGGCTGCGGCCCGTCGTGGCGATTTACTCCACCTTCCTGCAACGCGCCTACGATCAGGTGCTGCACGACGTCGCCATCGAGAACTTAGGCGTGACCTTCTGCATCGACCGCGCCGGCATCGTGGGCGCCGACGGCTCCACCCACAACGGCGTGTTCGACCTGAGCTACCTGCGCTCGATTCCCGGCGTCCGCATCGGGTTGCCCAAAGACGCCGCCGAGCTGCGCGGAATGCTGAAATACGCCCAGACCCACCCCGGCCCCTTCGCGATCCGCTATCCGCGCGGCAACACGGCGCGGGTGCCCGCCGGCACCTGGCCCGACCTCGAATGGGGCCGCTGGGAGCGGCTGCGTGAGGGGGGCGACGTGGTGATCCTCGCGGGTGGCAAGGCGCTCGACTACGCGCTGAAGGCCGCCGAGGACCTGCCCGGCGTCGGGGTGGTCAACGCCCGCTTCGTCAAGCCGCTCGATACGGCGATGCTGCGCGAGCTCGCCCAGGCCCGCGCCCTGATCACGGTGGAAGACAACACGGTGGTGGGCGGCTTTGGCAGCGCGGTCCTCGAAGCCCTGAGCGGCATGAACCTGCGCCCCACTGTGCGCGTGCTCGGCATCCCCGACGAGTTCCAGGACCACGCGACCGTCGAGAGCGTGCACGCCCGCGCCGGCATCGACGCCCAGGCGATCCGGACCGTGCTCGCGGAACTTGGGATAGATGTGCCGATCGAGGTGTGAGGAAAGGCGTGGGGAAGAGGGGTTCAGCCGGGGGAAAGGCTGGACCCCTCCCTCTTTCTGAGGACGAGGGGAAAGCGGGAGGCCCTTACCCTGGGGCCATGCGAAAAGCGCTGGCGTTGGCGGCTTTGGTTCTCGGCACGGCGCAGGCGGCGGAACAGCTCGTCGGGCCGCCGCTGCCCGGCTGTTACCGGGTCAACCGCCTCTACAGCGATGGTCCCCGGCAAGTCATCACCGCCATATGCGGCGACGTGAAGGGCAGCGCGCTCGTGCTGGCGCGGGACCGGGCGAGCGGGCGGACCCTGTGGAAATCGGACTGGAAAGGCGTTCCGGTCCTGACCGGAGCAGGCAGGGGGCATAGCGCCGTGACCCTGTATAGCGTCATCAGCGGCGATATCCTGACCCGCCGTGAAGACAGCCTGCTGCGCCTCAGCGACGGCGCGGTGCTGCGGCGCGGGAACTTCACTACCGAGGCAGTCGTGGGTGACCACGCTTTGCTGATTGATCGGGATAAAGCCTCACTCGGTTCCCCTGGAGCGCCGTTTCTGGTGAACGGCTCCAAGCTGACCGGCGAGGTCCGCTCTGTCGCCAGCGGCCAGACCCTGACCCGCGACTTCCCGATTCCCGCCCGCCCCGGCTGCGGCCTCCATCGGGTCATCGGAGCCGACCGGCCCGGCGGCATCGGCACCAATATTCAGCAGTACGCGGTGAAGGGCGGGCGCCTGACCGTTCCGCGCATGGACGACTGCGGCAGGTTCAACACCGTGTTCGAGTGGAGCAGGGTGCCGCTGCCTCGACCGACGCAGACCCCGTTCTGAAACCTCATCCCTCCGACTGTGCTCCCTCCCTTGCCCTCCAAGTAAGTTCAGGGCGTAAAATCCCTCAGTGACCCGCAAGGCCCGCACCGCGACCAGGGACCGTCCCGCCCCAGCCCTCACCCCAATCGCCCCGCCCCGGCTGGCGCGGCTGGAGGTGCGCAACCTCGCCACCATCGCGGGGCTCGAACTCGAACTCGGCGGCGGGTTTTGCGCTTTTACCGGCGAGACGGGAGCGGGCAAGAGCATCATCGTGGACGCGCTCGGGCTGCTGCTCGGGGCGCGGGCGAACAGTGACCTGATCCGCAGCGGCGAGTCCGAACTGCTCGTGACCGGCTTCTGGGGCGAAGGCAGCGACGCCGAGGCCGACAGCGCGAGCCGGCGCCTGAGCGCGTCGGGGCGCGGCGCCGCACGGCTCTCGGGCGAACTCGTGAGCGTGCGCGAGCTTCAGGAGTGGGCGCAGGGCCGGCTCACGATTCACTGGCAGCACTCGGCGGTCAGCCTCCTCTCGCCTGCCAACCAGCGCGCCCTCCTCGACCGCCGGGTGCCGGAGGAGCAGCGGGTGTATGAGGCCGCGTTCGCCGCCTGGAAGGAGGCTGTCGCCCGCCTCGACGCCCTGCAAGCGAGCCAGCGTGAGCGCGCGCGGCAGATCGACCTGCTCACTTTCCAGGTGGGGGAGATCAGCGACCTCGCTCCCGACCCCGGCGAGGAGGAGGCGCTCGGCGCGGAGCTCAGCCGCCTCTCGAACCTCCACACCATCGCGCAGTCGGCGGCGGGCGCGGTGGAACTCCTGAGCGACGGCGACCTGAATGCGCTGGGCATGATCGGGGAGGCGGTGCGGGCTCTGAATGCCGGCGCCAAATACGACGAGACGGTGGGCCAGCTCCAGACCGACCTGCGCGCGGCCCTGGAGAGCGTGCAGGCGATCGCGGGCGAGCTGCGCGCCGCCGCCGAAGATTCCGCCGCCGACCCCGAGGCGCTCGACCGGGTGGAGGCCCGCCTCGGCGCCCTGGGTAAGCTCAAGGCGAAGTACGGCCCTACCCTCGCCGACGTGGTGGAGTTCGGCGCGCGGGCCGCTGAAGAACTCGCCGAGTTAGAGAGCGACGAGCGCGACGCCGGAACGCTGCAAGACGATGTGGACGCCCTCTACGCCGAGGTGCAGCGGACCGGGCAGGCCCTCGACGCCGCCCGCGAGCGCGAGGCTGGGCCGCTCGCGGAGGCGCTGCTCGCCGTGATCCGCGAACTCGGGATGCCGCACGCGCGCATGACTTTCGCGCTGACGCCCCTCGCGGCCCCGGCGGGCTACGGCCTGAGCGACGTGACGCTACGCTTCACCGCCAACCCCGGCGAGGCCCTCGGCCCGCTCTCGGACGTGGCGTCGGGCGGCGAGCTCTCGCGGGTGATGCTCGCGGTGAGCACGGTCCTCGGCGCCGATACCCCCAGCGTGGTCTTCGACGAGGTGGACGCCGGCATCGGCGGGGCGGCGGCGACGGCGGTGGCGGGGCAGCTCGCCCGGCTCGCGCAGGAGCGGCAGGTGCTCGTG
Coding sequences within it:
- a CDS encoding CGNR zinc finger domain-containing protein, with the protein product MSDSISIFCHWSAQFSVEYVPPASLDEEGQLRFTPVKVRGKPQLKEWFTTWHRQSLTGKPLPELLNALLPLAAFSEREKDSGLFTEALLDAARQLGPLFTALPWHGLNENAFYKEPVRSWHQAAQRLAELGGELGKLSTTSRDGSKTARKRRAVREAEAVYGEATLQAVSAEQRRTLVAPYRPSPGIAPIHDLEGRIGAIMDDLWIIPLGDAEESDWKLALPRLRLSEGQRTLQLNVPFGLQALLIMMVHDQRLGHSVLLRTCKRPDCRVVRFMQPRQLYCSPSCQNAAAVKRHREKGQPKSKLAKVSQND
- a CDS encoding helix-turn-helix domain-containing protein, yielding MLTDQDDLIRQRIRARMAERGLTQAQLARQLGIKPPSLAQVLSGRRGRIPESLLTVLAALELHIEILPALEKQDG
- a CDS encoding tyrosine-type recombinase/integrase, which produces MAKRANGEGTMSRRKDQAGKTIGWRAAVTIGENPDGTQNRRWVSGKTQGEVQEKMRALQADLHRGLLADTDRMTVAEFLTQWIEHKEREGIKPNTVQSYRDTVRRYITPHIGRIKLEKLRPLDIEHLLVKLRQDGKSASMAAYTLRVLKMGLQQGVRWQMLPRNVADAVKPPKVERQEMHVWDKKQVGAFLRATEEHPLHAAFYLALMTGMRRGELVGLKWEDVDFKRARLTVRNNLVEVIGDGVPGKQRLGKATQSSVRIEVSTPKSKASRRTILLSKGTVEKLKGQQAKQREWRTAAAGAWSEQGFVFTTVTGDLIRPDALAKLYDRLVEQAGVPRIRFHDMRHTAASLMISQGIPPKTVSERLGHSDVAFTLRTYTHLYDEQRQEAAFDLADLLDEEEAVGQT
- a CDS encoding PspA/IM30 family protein, with amino-acid sequence MTILDRLSRLLRANVNDMISKAEDPGKIIDQALRDMRAAYADARSEVAGAMAQAAKLEREAGTNAKLAAEYEKKAEEALRGGSEDLAREALRRAQNHKDLVRGFDEQREVQQSTVDQLKTQLRALEAKIDEMESRKTLLAARQKTAQAGATLDRVSGFDKAGGAMDAFEEMEQKVAGMEDRNKAVGELRKERDFDAQLNDLGRDRDIDDALAALKAKVQGNQS
- the dxs gene encoding 1-deoxy-D-xylulose-5-phosphate synthase; the encoded protein is MIRQVGGTPLLDTVAGPGDLKRLSREQLPALTQELRDEIVRVCSQGGLHLASSLGAVDVITALHYVLDSPRDRILFDVGHQAYAHKILTGRRNEMPTLKKEGGLSGFTKVSESEHDAITVGHASTSLANALGMALARDALGKDFRVAAVIGDGSLTGGMALAALNTIGDMGRKMLIVLNDNEMSISENVGAINKFMRGLQVQKWFQEGEGAGKKAVEAVSKPLADFMSRAKNSTRHFFDPASVNPFAAMGVRYVGPVDGHNVQELVWLMERLVDLDGPTILHVVTRKGKGLSYAEADPIYWHGPAKFDPATGEYVPSSAYSWSAAFGDAVTEWAAQDPRTFVVTPAMREGSGLVEFSRVHPHRYLDVGIAEEVAVTAAAGMALQGLRPVVAIYSTFLQRAYDQVLHDVAIENLGVTFCIDRAGIVGADGSTHNGVFDLSYLRSIPGVRIGLPKDAAELRGMLKYAQTHPGPFAIRYPRGNTARVPAGTWPDLEWGRWERLREGGDVVILAGGKALDYALKAAEDLPGVGVVNARFVKPLDTAMLRELAQARALITVEDNTVVGGFGSAVLEALSGMNLRPTVRVLGIPDEFQDHATVESVHARAGIDAQAIRTVLAELGIDVPIEV
- the recN gene encoding DNA repair protein RecN is translated as MTRKARTATRDRPAPALTPIAPPRLARLEVRNLATIAGLELELGGGFCAFTGETGAGKSIIVDALGLLLGARANSDLIRSGESELLVTGFWGEGSDAEADSASRRLSASGRGAARLSGELVSVRELQEWAQGRLTIHWQHSAVSLLSPANQRALLDRRVPEEQRVYEAAFAAWKEAVARLDALQASQRERARQIDLLTFQVGEISDLAPDPGEEEALGAELSRLSNLHTIAQSAAGAVELLSDGDLNALGMIGEAVRALNAGAKYDETVGQLQTDLRAALESVQAIAGELRAAAEDSAADPEALDRVEARLGALGKLKAKYGPTLADVVEFGARAAEELAELESDERDAGTLQDDVDALYAEVQRTGQALDAAREREAGPLAEALLAVIRELGMPHARMTFALTPLAAPAGYGLSDVTLRFTANPGEALGPLSDVASGGELSRVMLAVSTVLGADTPSVVFDEVDAGIGGAAATAVAGQLARLAQERQVLVVTHLAQIAARADHHYKVEKHVEGGRTVSRVRRLSDEERLHEIARMLSGHSSEAALEHARELLR